The Cucumis melo cultivar AY chromosome 9, USDA_Cmelo_AY_1.0, whole genome shotgun sequence genome includes the window caaattacaaccatcGTTCCAATAAGAAATAACTGAATATTATATATAACCCATCAGAAATGGATAGTAGTACATACAAAATCATAACTAATACATTCAAATACATGTGTTCTTGTCCAAAAATGAATGGGGCAATGGTAGAACAAAACCTTAaaagaaaggagagaaaaaaaagggggAAATCAAGAATCCCTTCAATCTAGTCTTGTATTAATAATGAAGACAACAGTATAACCTGATACTAAGAAATGTTGTATATACACAAACCTCTCTCCACTTTTTAAGTTTCTAGAAGAATATGAACTTGAGGAGATCACTAAATGAATCATGAAGTGGAGCTTAATATCACCCAATGTCGTAGTAGAGACAATATGAATCATCAAGTAAGATCTGATGCCATGCTAGAAGTATCTGGAGCCAGAAGAAGACTGCGGAGGTGCTGGTGGCAATCGGTTTGGAGTACGACGGCTGCTAGAGTTTGAACCTGAGTTTATGTCACCGTTTTGTGTGGCATCACTGTGGCCATTGGAAGAAGATCTTCTGTAGTCAGCCCGACCATTAGCAGCAGCATCAAATGCAGATCTCCATTCATCTCCAGGTGATCCGCTAGTTTTGGGACTACTTTCTGCAGAGGTTGAAAATATTACACGAAGTCATGAAAAATGTGGGGAGAAATATAGATCACatcacaatatatacataaatatattaACAAAGTAGCATCTTTTTGAGGTGGGCAATAGAACGTGAATACAAACAGTAAAAAGCAGCAGCAACTAATGATTGAGATTACCTGAACCACTATCGGACCAACCAGTAGCAGCTGCACGATTATCGTGAATGCTGAGCTGACGAGTAAGTTTTGAAAGGAGAGAGGATTGTTTTTGATAACGTTCTCTCCTTCGTTTAACATTCTGATCCTCCTGGAGAAGCTCCTCAATCTTGGCTGAGCTTTGGGCACTGTTTTCAGAGTTAAAAAGACAATTAAAATGGGTCAGTTGAGCCTACGTGTGAATATAGAACAACAAATCAAGTCTACAGCAACATTAAGACCAGTCTACCTGATCGAGCTATATAATTGATTAAGCATGTCTTCCTTTGCCTTCTCGACTTGACAAAGCACAACCGCCTGCATAATCAACAACTCGCTAATGAAATAAAATGTGTTGCAGATGAAGACGGCTACTTGGGATAATCATTCCAAACATAAATTTCCACATAACCAAACTCTTCAAAACTTACCTTGGGAACATTTGCAGCCAAACTATTCAAAACTGCCTCAACATAACCACGAACTTCTTGAGACATCCACCGCAGCTCTTCTTCAGGATCAGCAGGTTTTCGAGCCATAGTATCCTAAAAGAAAGAAGTGGATAAATTCTTTCATATTAATTCCAAAATACTATCAAAAGCAAGAAGTAAAAGTAATTAAGTGCATGAGAAGGGGTTAGGTTAGACTATTCTTCCAAGAAAAATAGCTTGATGAACTTTGagaaataaataagaaaaataaagcaTGTACGGCAACCGATGCACATTCCAAGCAGTAAACACAAATACCCACGAATACAGGAGAATTATCTAGATGCGAACAAGTTCCGAGAAGGGAAAAcatgaaaaacaaaacaaaaggaaaaaacaaaaatcagaGAAAAGCTATAGGTAATAAAAAGGCAGGATTCAATGACTTACTAGGGAACCATCAGATAAACTCTGCCGCAGGGTAAGACCACCTTCGGAGGATGCTCCTCTTGTCTGTCCTCCTTTGGATGGTTGAATGACATTGCGTATCTTGTTTGTCCATTCCACCTTGTCTGCAGCACTTTCCGCTTTCAAAATAACAGCACTATGGGCTGAAGAACAAGGCACAATTAAGTCAGCAAGTGGTTCTCAACATGGAATTTATGAATTTGGAACATTTATGAAAAGAATATTACGACATTTAAATATCTTCTTCATATGAATACAAcattaaaaatatcaaaatatttatgtaACCATACCTTTTAAAACAGTTTTATATGGAACTTTGCTGGTAATCTTAAACACAAGACTTGATCCTTTTCCAGAATCTGGCCCATTAGcctttttatcctttgaacTCTTCGAAGGTGTAGGCTCTTCCTCATCTGCAACTTCTTCAATGTTACACTCCTGTAAACATTTTGGCAGTCAATGTGGCCATTCAGATAACCAACAGTAGTATTACATGCCAAAATCATTGTGAACTTCAAGATGATTCCAGTACATGTGACCAAAAGTAAACCATTGCTAAACTTCAAGATGATTCCAGTACATCTCCaagaatgaaaacaaaattcaCAACCACCCCCAAATTCCCATCCATAGTGATGTTTTATTGTCTTAAATGATTGTGCATgagaatatataaaaaagagaCTTAGTTacagaagaaaaagaaaagcaaataaTTGTTTGAGGATCTTGAAATTGAGGAAGGAGAGATGGCATTGCGTGCGTGTGATACCTCTAACGTAATGACACCACGAAAGTGTCTCTCTTCTTGCTTCTTGGTGTATCCAAGCTGCAAATGAGGGTAGAATAGAAGTAAATAAAGGTAATAAACATATGCTGCCTGTTTCAAATAAAGCGATCGACAAATGTATCAAGAATGCATAACGTAACATATCTCCTCTCTGTGTCGACACAAAAGATGGCATGGATGAAACGACTAAGTAAACTTATCTACCAAACCTTCAGAAGTGATATTCATGTATACATCATATGCTCAAATAACAGTGAAGCTACTACAGTATTATCAGCTGTAATGTCAAAATGACTAGATAATCACCAACACATGAATTTGTAATCACCAGAAAAACGCCCATAACCAACTCAGGTTTTGCCTCTTCAATATAGGAAACAAATACATGATCAACGTgaaaaacaaatgaaataaGTTTATCACTCCAAAACAAGAAGCACACTCCCTAACCAAACTCAAATGGAGAGTAAACCTTGCTCTAAGGAGCATATCGATGCATACAAAGAACCTTCCAATCATGATACACAATAGAACAAATATTTTGGCTTCAAGTATATAAGTTTCCAGCACCTTAAAACACACATCAGTCGTTTTTGTTACTATACCCTGTTTACAATTACAAAACAGGGAACTACTTTATTGATAGACTTTTAATGATCTGCAACTATCTTACTTAAGTAGTATGAATAGATGAGCCCACCTACAAGTACAAATACAACACATGGTTCCCACATTCTGAAATTAAATGCAATATGATTTAAACAGTAATAATGAAGAGTTAATGCTGATGTGATGTCCAGAGCTACAACCTATGGAATTTACATTGAAGAACAGTACTGAAAAGcatatgaaaacaaaaaatagcaCACCATCTCACTAAGTATTGACGGATCAACAACCACTCATTTTCACTGACCATTAAAAGCAAACATCCACAAACTTTTACATACCTTTCCAGTCTTCTCATTCAAAACAAACCATCGCCTGCTCCACCCATTAGTTTTTGCACTTTTCTTTAACAAGAAACCTacaaatagaaacaaaaattttaaaataaacctGTAAATTTAATAGTCACCTTAAAATTTACTCTGAAACAAACTGCTCCATTAGTAATGTAACCACAGTGCACAAGCTATAATGTAAACCATCATACAGAATTCCACATGATAACATCCAAAAAGACACTTTGACATGACTACAATACAGCACAGATATGCCGACAAATAATTATTGTAAAACACAAAATGTACAGAAGAATAATATTACATTCAAAATTCAACTTTTCCACATTCTACATATTCAAAATGACACGGCATTTAACATTCtgaaaaagttcaaaaaacaAATGTGTTTTCAACTTCATTTATATCACAAAAATTCCAAGCCCAGtccaaaattatttattgatttttctGTTTTAAATCCTTTCTTTAATTCAGGTGTCCAACATAACGAACTGTCAGAAAAAAGTTGAAAGAGAGTCAAGAAATTAGTTTGAGTGTCGAACTTTGATCAGAATCCAATGTAACACTCATGGATCCAAAATAAAACTGTTATTGGCGTGTAACAGACAAAGTGCATTAAATggatttttatttcatttccattttaaaaattagatgATCAAGGTCCTCCCGTATATTCCAAGAGTTGAACACATTTCAGCTTTGGAGACTTACCAGAATAATAACTCCAAACAAACCAGAACAAAGTTTACTAATCAAGATTTTCAATGTGCATTTAATCCagatttaagagatagagagaaTATAAACGAAGTTTAGTAGTCTCATCTTAATTTAAAAATGGGGAAAGAGAATCTGctaaaataaatttcaaaatgcCTTCATAAACAgttgaaaaaaatattcatgATGAAAGTCAAAACCCAGTAAGCGGGATTGCATGCATACCAGCTGTTATCTCTCCCTCAGCACCTGCTGTCTTCAAACCCGAACCTTCcttctcttccttctcttcctTACTAGGTTTTTCTTTCATTGATTTCAGGCTTCCACCAGCTTGCTGACTATTTGTTTGAGGACTACTTGCCTGGTACAAAAGATATACTAGTGAGAATGAAAAACAGAAACGAGAGTCAGCACCCTTTTTCTGATTCAGATTACTCACCCTGTTTGACACAGCTTGTTCAGCCTCGTGTCCTTTTTTTGATGATCTAGTTTTCACTTCCTCTTCCCGGCGCTGTCTTTCCATCCTAAATTGAGAATTAGAAATTGTCATCATTACAATTAACCTAATAGAAATTTATAATTCGTCAAAAAAAATTGCATGCATATGCATAGGTGGTTGTGGGAGCAGAAGAAATTTCCATTGGAACGTACAGCATTCAAGATCTTAAAACAGATCAGCAATATCAATtttttcctttctcctttctcACGGCAGCACAAAAGGCATAGCATTAGAAGATTGTACTAAACTTACCTTCTTTGTACAAGACGTATAAAGTGTTGTGGTGGGACAAATGCTCGCTCCATGTCAACTAACGCCACAACCATCTTTTTTGCTTCATTTTTAAACCCATCCAGGGCAGCACTTGCAATGGCCACAACCTAGAAAAAGAATTTGTTTTAGAGGGTGGGAAAACAGCTACTGGTAGCTTTATTACAAGAAACAAAGTTTTTGAAAAAGCAATGAAAAACCCTTGTTAGAAGAATGACATCCtatataataaaagaaaattcagCACAAAAGGTAAATAATGGTGAAACATACAGAAgggtataaaataaaattttaaaccaTGAAAAGTTGAGAACTTAAGAGGCTAAACAATGTGatgaacaaaataaataaacgacTCACCTCCCTTTTGAATGGTGGGTATCTTCCAAGACCTGGGGTGCCATTAGCAGCAGCAGAAACAATATCTATCAAAACTCTGTGCACCTATATTTTTGCCGAACCAGAAACAAAATCAATTTCTTTAACaattcaaaaggaaaaaaaacagaTCCTGGCTCTTGTTGAAAAAATTAGAGAAATTATGAGCCTAAGAGTAAAGATATCCTTGTAATccaaaattctaaatttttgggTTCAAAATGATATCTTTAATTATCAattgaacttttttttaattattccctattttttctaatttggATTAAAGAGCCTCTTCAAAATCCCTTCTGGCTTTAGAAGTACGGAAGGATATCCCATCTTTCCATTAGTAAAAATCCTTGTAATCCCAAATTCTATATTTTAGGGTTCTACTTCTAAACGGTCTCCTCAattatcaatttattttttttcaattatccCTTATTTTGCCTAATTTGGATTGAAGAGCCTCTTCAAAATTGCTACTGGTTTTTGAAGAGTGTCAGGATGTCCCGTCTTTCCATTTTTTCTGTGGCAACAGATCAACAGATTGTTCATCATCCACCAAAAAAATTTAagcaaaacaaaagaaatttaatagCTAAGTGCCCCTAAATTTAAGAAGCTAAGCGTTTCAGGCCCTTATGTGTATCCTTACCTCATCAACACAGAGACGTGAAGGTTCTTTCGCAAGCTCCAAAACGCCTTTTATTAAAGATCTCAAACCTTTCTCCGGTGATATAAGATAAGGCTGATAACCATCAGCTTCTAATACGATCTGTTACAGAGAAGTCCAGAATGAATCTATATCCTCAAAAACATAAGctgggaaaaaagaaaagaaaaggaagataaAACATACCCTCTTCACATTATTAATATCGAAGTGTCTGTCTAAAGGCAATTGCTTGATTCGATTTGGAAAATTTCCCTCAAAGCTAGCAACTATTTTCCAACCTGCACCCTGAGATATGCTAGGAATCGTTAGACTTCTAGATCAAAACCCTCACTGCAGTTCCACAAGGGCAAGATTTGTTCTGATGAGAAATTAACAAGATAATGAACATGCTGTATGAGTACAATTCCAATCACCTCCAAGTGAGTCTAAAAGACAGGAAGGAGGGAGATAAGAAATAAGCACGAAAATAGAGGGGAAGATAAAGATAAACTCTACATCCAACCAGCAAACAAGGGGAAGAACTTCTTTGAATTCAATTCACCAATTCCAAGTTCCTGACAGCTTCTTTAAATCAATATCATCCTTTACCTTACAAAATGCTTCTATTTCCCCTTCTACGTGCTTCAACACATCCATACTTCCACAGTATGAAATTAACTTTGTAGCAAAGTCCGTCATAAGATTAACTTAAATTATGAGAAATGGGTTTGTTTGCACAGAAAATAACTCTAGCATGcttaaaaaatttatagaaaGAATACAGAAGTTGACGAGAGGCACTATAAGTCTAGCCCCAACCTAAAATAAAGACCATAAAAACTATAAAATAAAAGCATCTCAAACTTGTCATGTAGTAGAACTGcgaaaaagtaaataaataaaatagaagacCTACCTCACCAGAGCCTATGTGCTGGAGAAACTTATCTTCAAACTCACGGCAAAGCTCCAAAGCTAGAGCCCTAGTCCCCTCAACACCATTCACCATTTGTTCACCAAGCCTAACCAACTCATCCTGAACTACTTGAGACTTCCCTTGTAACCTTGAATAAAAGTAGGACACATAAAtcaataatgaaattaattttCTCCCATGTGTTAAAAATATCTACTTCATCAATCTGAAATTCGGCCAGATAAATCTGTCACTAGTGAATTCAACCTTGGAAGCACTGTAAAATGCAAAACTATATGAAGTTATCAAAAATGCCAAAAATTAGAACATCTAAAATTTGTTGTCCGTGATTTTTTTACCCAGAATATATTGTGAGAAATAGGAGGTCTATTTGTTAATACTTGCCTAGGTACAACAGAAATGACTGGGGATAAAATAAGATACGCACAACttgtaaataaaaattttgatgTAACTTTGTCAATATTGGGGAAACAGTTACCCGGAAAGAAGGTTAGGAAGCCGGACTTTCATTCGCTTCCGGATCTGTTGGGACAGTGCATCAACTAAGGCTAGCCTCCCCAGCTTACTTTGAGGGGCACCAGTTAGTATAGATTTTAGACTTTCACTCTCTGCTCTCCAAGCAGTCTCCATGGAATTCTCAGAGCCAACAGATCCAGACTGTGCAGTAGCTATCGAAACAGATTGACCAATTAAAGCAACCCATGGGATATCTGATGCTCGTGCTGGCCCTTGATTTAACAGGAGAGCTTGCACTGCAGCAAGAGACTTCTGGTCTGAAGAAGCTTGATCGATTTTACTAATTACACCAATGGTTCTGGTACCTATGTAGAGGATATCTCTCAGATGTAATCAATTAAAAAGTACAGtggaaaagagagaaaagaagatgcaaaatttgttataaatcaaccaaaagaacaaaaacaaaaaaacaaaattataagaCTGAAATTGATCTCTATAAGCTAAATaaggaaaaacaagaaagagGAAACAAAGATCCATGAAAAATAACCGGGCAATgaatataaaaaggaaaaacccAGTAATAAAAAGTTATTCCCAAGGTATACAAAAAACATTACACCGAGCTCATAAAAGTGATCATGACTGCGAAGCATTTTACCATCTTTATCAAATTCCTTGGCGGATCTTAGGGCTCTAGATGAAGCGATTTCAGGAGCCTGGGCTGCTGGTACAATAACTAGTAAAATTGCATCATTGTGTTCGGCATATTCACTAACCTATGCAAAAaccattaaaatataattacttATACCATTAATAACAGTCTATATGCTACTCCAAAGTATCGCTTGGTTAGAATAAATGCATAAACCTTCTACGTGGATTATGGATTCAGAATTTGGCTAAAAGTATTCATCTATTAATAAGTATGTGAGCAAGTCCATGAACAACAACTTACCACAGAATCATCCATGGCCCGTTGATCAAGTCCAGGTAAATCAACCAACTT containing:
- the LOC103498639 gene encoding dynamin-2A-like isoform X1 encodes the protein MDAMDSIEELGELSESMRQAAALLADEDVDDNSTSGASSRRATTFLNVVALGNVGAGKSAVLNSLIGHPVLPTGENGATRAPISIDLQRDGSLSSKSIILQIDNKSQQVSASALRHSLQDRLSKGSSGKGRDEIYLKLRTSTAPPLKLVDLPGLDQRAMDDSVVSEYAEHNDAILLVIVPAAQAPEIASSRALRSAKEFDKDGTRTIGVISKIDQASSDQKSLAAVQALLLNQGPARASDIPWVALIGQSVSIATAQSGSVGSENSMETAWRAESESLKSILTGAPQSKLGRLALVDALSQQIRKRMKVRLPNLLSGLQGKSQVVQDELVRLGEQMVNGVEGTRALALELCREFEDKFLQHIGSGEGAGWKIVASFEGNFPNRIKQLPLDRHFDINNVKRIVLEADGYQPYLISPEKGLRSLIKGVLELAKEPSRLCVDEVHRVLIDIVSAAANGTPGLGRYPPFKREVVAIASAALDGFKNEAKKMVVALVDMERAFVPPQHFIRLVQRRMERQRREEEVKTRSSKKGHEAEQAVSNRASSPQTNSQQAGGSLKSMKEKPSKEEKEEKEGSGLKTAGAEGEITAGFLLKKSAKTNGWSRRWFVLNEKTGKLGYTKKQEERHFRGVITLEECNIEEVADEEEPTPSKSSKDKKANGPDSGKGSSLVFKITSKVPYKTVLKAHSAVILKAESAADKVEWTNKIRNVIQPSKGGQTRGASSEGGLTLRQSLSDGSLDTMARKPADPEEELRWMSQEVRGYVEAVLNSLAANVPKAVVLCQVEKAKEDMLNQLYSSISAQSSAKIEELLQEDQNVKRRRERYQKQSSLLSKLTRQLSIHDNRAAATGWSDSGSESSPKTSGSPGDEWRSAFDAAANGRADYRRSSSNGHSDATQNGDINSGSNSSSRRTPNRLPPAPPQSSSGSRYF
- the LOC103498639 gene encoding dynamin-2A-like isoform X2; amino-acid sequence: MILCEYAEHNDAILLVIVPAAQAPEIASSRALRSAKEFDKDGTRTIGVISKIDQASSDQKSLAAVQALLLNQGPARASDIPWVALIGQSVSIATAQSGSVGSENSMETAWRAESESLKSILTGAPQSKLGRLALVDALSQQIRKRMKVRLPNLLSGLQGKSQVVQDELVRLGEQMVNGVEGTRALALELCREFEDKFLQHIGSGEGAGWKIVASFEGNFPNRIKQLPLDRHFDINNVKRIVLEADGYQPYLISPEKGLRSLIKGVLELAKEPSRLCVDEVHRVLIDIVSAAANGTPGLGRYPPFKREVVAIASAALDGFKNEAKKMVVALVDMERAFVPPQHFIRLVQRRMERQRREEEVKTRSSKKGHEAEQAVSNRASSPQTNSQQAGGSLKSMKEKPSKEEKEEKEGSGLKTAGAEGEITAGFLLKKSAKTNGWSRRWFVLNEKTGKLGYTKKQEERHFRGVITLEECNIEEVADEEEPTPSKSSKDKKANGPDSGKGSSLVFKITSKVPYKTVLKAHSAVILKAESAADKVEWTNKIRNVIQPSKGGQTRGASSEGGLTLRQSLSDGSLDTMARKPADPEEELRWMSQEVRGYVEAVLNSLAANVPKAVVLCQVEKAKEDMLNQLYSSISAQSSAKIEELLQEDQNVKRRRERYQKQSSLLSKLTRQLSIHDNRAAATGWSDSGSESSPKTSGSPGDEWRSAFDAAANGRADYRRSSSNGHSDATQNGDINSGSNSSSRRTPNRLPPAPPQSSSGSRYF